The following proteins are encoded in a genomic region of Natrinema sp. DC36:
- a CDS encoding glycerophosphodiester phosphodiesterase: protein MARPAVIAHRGYAGVAPENTIEAVTRAADRDETAMLEIDVQPAACGTPVVVHDEHLEGVRDGRPLTDATGLVWETPLAELRSARVLGTDATVPTLADVLEAVPETVGLNVELKTPGRSDLRVGESLSGSERAERCEVWLPFVERVVADCEAFRGELLFSSFCEGAIAALREVADYAAAPLVWDDLEAGLEIARRYDCEAIHPPRNAIIGTELAGTTYAGFSAGEPDIDVLEAARAAGRAVNVWTATNWVQFDQLAAAGVDGIVADYPGLSGDSSGR from the coding sequence ATGGCACGCCCCGCCGTCATCGCTCACCGCGGCTACGCCGGCGTCGCACCCGAGAACACGATCGAGGCGGTGACTCGAGCGGCCGACCGCGACGAGACCGCGATGCTCGAGATCGACGTCCAGCCGGCCGCCTGCGGAACCCCGGTCGTCGTCCACGACGAGCACCTCGAGGGGGTCCGCGACGGCCGGCCACTGACCGACGCTACAGGGCTCGTGTGGGAGACGCCGCTCGCGGAGCTTCGATCGGCGCGCGTCCTCGGCACCGACGCGACGGTGCCGACGCTCGCGGACGTGCTCGAGGCCGTCCCCGAGACGGTGGGTCTCAACGTCGAACTGAAGACGCCCGGCCGATCGGACCTGCGGGTCGGCGAGTCGCTTTCGGGGAGCGAACGCGCCGAGCGCTGCGAGGTCTGGCTGCCGTTCGTCGAGCGCGTCGTCGCCGACTGCGAGGCCTTCCGCGGCGAACTCCTCTTCTCGTCGTTTTGCGAGGGAGCGATCGCGGCGCTGCGCGAGGTCGCCGACTACGCTGCAGCACCGCTGGTGTGGGACGATCTCGAGGCCGGCCTCGAGATCGCGCGCCGCTACGACTGCGAGGCGATCCACCCGCCGCGGAACGCGATCATCGGGACGGAACTCGCCGGAACGACGTACGCCGGCTTTTCGGCGGGGGAACCCGATATCGACGTCCTCGAGGCGGCCCGCGCGGCGGGGCGAGCGGTCAACGTCTGGACGGCGACGAATTGGGTCCAGTTCGACCAACTCGCGGCGGCCGGCGTCGACGGGATCGTCGCCGACTATCCCGGACTGAGTGGGGACTCGAGCGGCCGATAA
- the npdG gene encoding NADPH-dependent F420 reductase — protein MRIALLGGTGDIGEGLALRFARDTDHEILIGSRDPEKARDAVAEYEDELEARGADADVKGFGNEMAADRADVVILSVPPYYVGDTVEAVADSLDAETVLVTPAVGMQGDEDGLHYHPPSAGSVTELVAGRAPDEVPVVGAFHNLAADALSNLDNDLGLDTLVVADDDDAKETVLSIANEIDGLRALEAGPLANAAEVESVTPLVINIAKYNEDMHDVGVKWL, from the coding sequence ATGCGAATTGCACTGCTCGGCGGCACCGGCGACATCGGCGAAGGGCTCGCACTGCGGTTTGCCCGGGACACGGACCACGAGATCCTCATCGGCTCGAGGGATCCCGAGAAGGCTCGCGACGCGGTCGCGGAGTACGAAGACGAACTCGAGGCGCGCGGTGCCGACGCCGACGTCAAGGGCTTCGGCAACGAGATGGCGGCCGATCGAGCCGACGTCGTCATTCTCAGCGTCCCGCCGTACTACGTCGGCGACACCGTCGAAGCGGTCGCCGACAGTCTCGACGCGGAGACGGTCCTCGTGACGCCCGCGGTCGGTATGCAGGGCGACGAGGACGGCCTGCACTACCACCCGCCGTCGGCGGGCAGCGTCACCGAACTCGTCGCCGGGCGGGCCCCCGACGAAGTGCCGGTCGTCGGCGCGTTCCACAACCTCGCGGCCGACGCGCTGTCGAACCTCGATAACGACCTCGGGCTCGACACGCTCGTCGTCGCGGACGACGACGACGCGAAAGAGACCGTCCTGTCGATCGCGAACGAGATCGACGGCCTGCGCGCGCTCGAGGCCGGACCGCTGGCTAACGCGGCCGAAGTCGAGAGCGTTACGCCGCTGGTCATCAACATCGCGAAGTACAACGAAGATATGCACGACGTCGGCGTGAAGTGGCTCTAG
- a CDS encoding thioredoxin domain-containing protein encodes MTVTLKDFYADWCGPCKTQDPILEDLEDDWEGRFEVEKVNVDEQQDIANEYQVRSLPTLIIENDDGIVERFVGVTQRNDIEDALESAGA; translated from the coding sequence ATGACTGTCACACTCAAGGACTTCTACGCAGACTGGTGTGGCCCCTGCAAGACCCAGGATCCGATCCTCGAGGACCTCGAGGACGACTGGGAGGGGCGATTCGAAGTCGAGAAAGTAAACGTCGACGAGCAACAGGATATCGCGAACGAGTACCAGGTTCGGTCGCTGCCGACGCTGATCATCGAGAACGACGACGGCATCGTCGAACGCTTCGTCGGCGTCACCCAGCGCAACGACATCGAGGACGCCCTCGAGTCGGCTGGCGCATAG
- a CDS encoding preprotein translocase subunit Sec61beta, protein MDKGQNTGGLMSSAGLVRYFDSEDSNAIRIDPKTVIAFGVMLGVLVQLLTFVS, encoded by the coding sequence ATGGACAAAGGACAGAACACCGGCGGGCTGATGTCCAGTGCCGGACTCGTCCGGTACTTCGACTCCGAGGACTCGAACGCCATCCGTATCGACCCCAAGACGGTCATCGCGTTCGGCGTCATGCTGGGCGTGCTGGTCCAGTTGCTGACGTTCGTCTCGTAA
- a CDS encoding DUF4177 domain-containing protein codes for MSQSDAPRWEYRTLRPIRGETKKEAEDPQAALNEHGADGWELVETIDYTGGGTKYLIFKRPAETSTGADDG; via the coding sequence ATGAGTCAATCCGACGCGCCTCGATGGGAGTACAGGACGCTCAGACCGATTCGCGGTGAAACGAAAAAAGAGGCCGAGGACCCCCAAGCGGCGCTGAACGAGCACGGCGCTGACGGCTGGGAACTCGTCGAGACGATCGACTACACGGGCGGCGGGACCAAGTATTTGATATTCAAACGCCCCGCCGAGACGAGCACCGGTGCCGATGACGGGTGA
- the pdxT gene encoding pyridoxal 5'-phosphate synthase glutaminase subunit PdxT, whose product MSLIAGVVAVQGDVEEHAAAIERAAAVRDREVTVREIREPGIVPDCDLLAMPGGESTTISRLIHSEGIAAEIREHVAAGNPLLATCAGLIVASSDAGDDRVEELGILDVSVERNAFGRQRDSFEAPLAVAGLDEPYPAVFIRAPAIDSVGDAEVLASWDDRPVAVRDGPVVGTSFHPELTPDSRIHGLAFFENDAATTPALEEPR is encoded by the coding sequence ATGTCACTGATTGCGGGCGTCGTCGCGGTTCAGGGCGACGTCGAGGAACACGCAGCGGCCATCGAGCGCGCCGCCGCGGTTCGCGACCGCGAGGTCACCGTCCGCGAGATCCGCGAGCCGGGAATCGTCCCCGACTGCGACCTGCTGGCGATGCCCGGCGGCGAGTCGACGACCATCTCCCGACTGATCCACAGCGAGGGGATCGCCGCCGAAATCCGAGAGCACGTCGCCGCCGGCAACCCGCTGCTCGCGACGTGTGCCGGGCTGATCGTCGCCTCGAGCGACGCCGGCGACGACCGGGTCGAGGAACTCGGCATCCTCGACGTGAGCGTCGAGCGAAACGCATTCGGGCGGCAGAGAGACAGCTTCGAAGCGCCGCTCGCGGTCGCGGGCCTCGACGAGCCGTATCCCGCGGTGTTCATTCGCGCACCCGCCATCGATTCGGTCGGCGACGCCGAGGTCCTCGCGTCGTGGGACGACCGCCCGGTCGCCGTTCGGGACGGACCGGTCGTCGGCACCTCGTTCCACCCGGAACTGACGCCGGACAGCCGGATTCACGGGCTGGCCTTCTTCGAGAACGACGCGGCGACGACGCCGGCGCTCGAGGAGCCCCGATAA
- a CDS encoding bifunctional nuclease family protein yields the protein MQASIDAVRVAGTPQGPVPVVVLTVDGEDDVVPIFIGFSEATSIARGLEAEDIGRPLTHDLLLDVMEELGSRIDRVVVNEIKERDDGQGGTYIADLHLETARGETVVDARPSDSLALAARTNAPIEVTEAVFEDGRDDSEKFDELEDIRNVSGEM from the coding sequence ATGCAGGCATCCATCGACGCGGTTCGCGTCGCGGGGACCCCCCAGGGACCGGTCCCAGTCGTCGTTCTCACCGTCGACGGCGAGGACGACGTCGTGCCGATCTTCATCGGCTTCAGCGAGGCGACGAGCATCGCCCGCGGGCTCGAGGCCGAGGACATCGGACGGCCGCTGACGCACGATCTCCTGTTGGACGTCATGGAGGAGCTGGGCAGTCGGATCGACCGCGTCGTCGTCAACGAAATCAAGGAACGCGACGACGGACAGGGCGGGACCTACATCGCCGACCTCCACCTCGAGACGGCCCGCGGCGAGACGGTCGTCGACGCCCGGCCGAGCGATTCGCTCGCACTGGCGGCCCGGACGAACGCGCCGATCGAGGTCACCGAAGCGGTCTTCGAGGACGGCCGAGACGATAGCGAGAAGTTCGACGAACTCGAAGACATCCGCAACGTGTCGGGTGAGATGTAG
- the hisE gene encoding phosphoribosyl-ATP diphosphatase, with translation MDETLEELFAVIEDRKETLPEGSYTASLFTHEKGENEVLEKLGEETTELVLAAKDDDREEIAHEGADIVYHLLVLLSMKDMELSDLEAELEARR, from the coding sequence ATGGACGAGACGCTCGAGGAGCTGTTCGCCGTGATCGAAGACCGGAAGGAAACGCTGCCCGAGGGCTCCTACACCGCGTCGCTGTTCACCCACGAGAAGGGCGAGAACGAAGTGTTAGAGAAACTCGGCGAGGAGACGACCGAACTCGTGCTGGCCGCAAAGGACGACGACCGCGAGGAGATCGCCCACGAGGGGGCCGACATCGTCTACCACCTGCTCGTCTTGCTCTCCATGAAGGACATGGAGCTATCGGATCTCGAGGCGGAACTCGAGGCGCGGCGCTAG
- a CDS encoding four-helix bundle copper-binding protein: MALQQLENAHSNEQMQECIDNCLEAAQVCEWCADACADEGEGMGRCIRLCRDVADIASLHARFMARNSGYQDELGELCADLCEECAEECEQHDHDHCQACAEVLPKCAESCREMASA, encoded by the coding sequence ATGGCACTACAACAACTCGAAAACGCGCATTCGAACGAGCAGATGCAGGAGTGTATCGACAACTGTCTCGAGGCCGCGCAGGTCTGCGAGTGGTGTGCTGACGCCTGTGCGGACGAGGGCGAAGGCATGGGTCGGTGCATCCGCCTCTGCCGGGACGTGGCCGACATCGCGTCGCTCCACGCGCGGTTCATGGCGCGGAACTCGGGCTACCAGGACGAACTGGGCGAGCTCTGCGCCGATCTCTGCGAGGAGTGTGCCGAGGAGTGCGAACAGCACGATCACGACCACTGTCAGGCCTGTGCCGAGGTACTGCCGAAGTGCGCCGAAAGCTGTCGGGAGATGGCGTCGGCCTGA
- a CDS encoding DUF5518 domain-containing protein has translation MTNWRAVFVGFLIATVFGIVGLVVPGVGQLAAGLLGGFVAGYMAGGGIGSGVWHGLLAGSLGGIIGGLLLAVAVGLAGLALGPLGGAISGAAGIGIFLLAVTISIVMALESAVAGAVGAAVSS, from the coding sequence ATGACAAACTGGCGCGCCGTCTTCGTCGGGTTCCTGATCGCGACCGTCTTCGGAATCGTCGGCCTCGTCGTTCCGGGCGTCGGCCAGCTCGCCGCCGGGCTGCTCGGCGGCTTCGTCGCCGGCTACATGGCCGGCGGCGGTATCGGTAGCGGCGTCTGGCACGGGCTGCTCGCCGGCTCGCTCGGCGGGATCATCGGCGGCCTGCTCCTCGCCGTCGCCGTCGGTCTCGCGGGTCTCGCGCTCGGACCGCTCGGCGGAGCGATCTCCGGCGCTGCCGGGATCGGTATCTTCCTGCTCGCCGTCACGATTTCGATCGTGATGGCACTCGAGAGCGCGGTCGCCGGTGCCGTCGGTGCCGCGGTCAGTAGCTGA
- a CDS encoding GTPase: protein MIFEDLPTTPTSEELIDKAFSRAARAGKAKGGLEAQQSMLQTAANIISDNLENVVTAWPDFEYEDDVHPFYYELADAIVDVDKLRQALSEVMWASRKAREIHEEYQPRLRKTDVDTARKHRKQAFARLADIVEQVDDHLLYINKSRNDLRDLPEINPDEPTIVVAGYPNVGKSSFVNTITNARGETASYPFTTKGIGVGHFERDHIRYQIVDTPGLLDRPPQDRNEIESQAVSAIEHLADCMLVMVDPTGECGYPIGPQLELRDAISARFEDIPVFTIANKEDRFEEGDLTDAVAADFTMSVETGANLERVVDATVEAIGYEPELPFDG, encoded by the coding sequence ATGATTTTCGAAGACCTTCCGACGACGCCCACGTCGGAAGAGCTGATCGACAAGGCGTTTTCGCGGGCGGCGCGGGCCGGCAAGGCCAAGGGCGGCCTCGAGGCTCAGCAGTCGATGCTCCAGACGGCGGCCAACATCATCTCGGACAACCTCGAGAACGTCGTCACGGCGTGGCCGGACTTCGAGTACGAGGACGACGTCCATCCCTTCTACTACGAGTTGGCCGACGCGATCGTCGACGTGGACAAACTCCGACAGGCGCTGTCGGAAGTGATGTGGGCCAGCCGAAAGGCCCGCGAGATCCACGAGGAGTACCAGCCCCGGCTCCGGAAGACCGACGTGGACACGGCGCGCAAGCACCGCAAGCAGGCCTTCGCCCGGCTCGCCGACATCGTCGAGCAGGTCGACGACCACCTGCTGTACATCAACAAATCGCGTAACGACCTGCGCGACCTGCCGGAGATCAACCCCGACGAACCGACGATCGTCGTCGCCGGCTACCCGAACGTCGGCAAGTCCTCGTTCGTCAATACCATCACGAACGCTCGCGGCGAGACCGCCTCCTACCCCTTCACGACGAAGGGGATCGGCGTCGGCCACTTCGAGCGCGACCACATCCGCTACCAGATCGTCGACACCCCCGGGCTACTCGACCGCCCGCCACAGGATCGCAACGAGATCGAGTCACAGGCGGTCAGCGCCATCGAGCACCTCGCCGACTGCATGCTCGTCATGGTCGATCCCACCGGCGAGTGTGGCTATCCGATCGGCCCGCAACTCGAGCTTCGGGACGCGATCTCGGCCCGGTTCGAGGACATCCCCGTGTTCACGATCGCGAACAAGGAAGACCGGTTCGAGGAGGGAGACCTGACCGACGCCGTCGCGGCCGATTTCACCATGAGCGTCGAGACCGGCGCGAACCTCGAGAGAGTCGTCGACGCCACCGTCGAGGCGATCGGCTACGAGCCTGAGTTGCCGTTCGACGGATAG
- a CDS encoding TIGR00341 family protein, which yields MRLVQLTVPTGKRETILETLDDREIDYVVTDETGSREYTAVIYFPLPDAAVEPVLDELQEAGVDEDAYTVVVDAETVVSRRFEALREEYEEGDVGSDRISRQELQAEADDLTPSFPVYVVMTVISAVVATAGLLLDSPAVVVGSMVIAPLIGPALGASVGTVIDDEELFIESITYQILGVVVAIGAAAIFAVLVRSMNIVPPGLVLSSVGEISERLAPDLLSLAIALGAGIAGVVSIATGTSVALVGVMIAAALIPPAGVAGITLAWGQPTAAIGATVLVLVNLLSVNLAGLLTLWYAGYRPENLFQMGETEQRVRHRIVGLIVIVLIFAVFLGGITYASYEAGNFEQDARDEVETVLTDGQYENYELLEFEVVMDDNYPFRNPERVVVTIGGPPDESAPELADILHERINDHTDQSVSVEIRYVQILKR from the coding sequence GTGCGGCTCGTACAGTTGACGGTACCGACGGGGAAGCGAGAGACTATCCTCGAGACCCTCGACGATCGGGAGATCGACTACGTCGTGACTGACGAGACCGGTAGCCGTGAGTACACGGCAGTCATCTATTTTCCGTTACCGGACGCGGCCGTCGAACCGGTACTCGACGAACTACAGGAGGCGGGCGTCGATGAGGACGCCTACACGGTCGTCGTCGACGCCGAAACGGTCGTCTCCCGTCGATTTGAGGCGTTGCGCGAGGAGTACGAGGAAGGCGATGTCGGCTCGGATCGAATCTCCCGCCAGGAGCTACAGGCGGAGGCCGACGATCTGACGCCGAGCTTTCCCGTCTACGTGGTGATGACGGTCATCAGCGCCGTCGTCGCGACCGCGGGACTGCTGCTGGACTCGCCTGCGGTTGTCGTCGGCTCGATGGTGATCGCGCCGCTAATCGGGCCGGCGCTAGGGGCCAGCGTCGGCACGGTGATCGACGACGAGGAACTGTTTATCGAGAGCATCACCTACCAGATCCTCGGCGTCGTGGTCGCGATCGGGGCAGCGGCGATCTTCGCGGTCCTGGTTCGGTCGATGAACATCGTCCCGCCCGGCCTCGTCCTCTCGAGCGTCGGCGAGATCTCCGAACGACTCGCGCCCGACTTGCTGTCGCTCGCGATCGCGCTCGGCGCGGGCATCGCGGGGGTCGTCAGCATCGCGACGGGAACCTCCGTCGCGCTCGTCGGCGTGATGATCGCGGCGGCGTTGATTCCGCCCGCCGGCGTCGCGGGGATCACGCTCGCGTGGGGACAACCGACGGCCGCGATCGGGGCGACGGTTCTCGTCCTCGTCAACCTGCTGTCGGTGAACCTCGCCGGCCTGTTGACGCTGTGGTACGCCGGCTACCGCCCGGAGAACCTGTTCCAGATGGGCGAGACGGAACAGCGCGTTCGCCATCGGATCGTCGGACTCATCGTTATCGTCCTCATCTTCGCGGTGTTCCTCGGCGGGATCACCTACGCCTCCTACGAGGCGGGGAACTTCGAACAGGACGCCCGTGACGAAGTAGAGACAGTCCTCACGGACGGGCAATACGAAAACTACGAACTGCTCGAGTTCGAGGTCGTAATGGACGACAACTATCCGTTTCGGAATCCGGAGCGGGTAGTCGTGACGATCGGCGGCCCGCCGGACGAGTCGGCACCCGAACTGGCCGATATCCTCCACGAACGGATCAACGACCATACCGATCAGTCGGTCTCGGTCGAAATCAGGTACGTCCAAATTCTCAAGCGGTAG